Proteins encoded together in one Monomorium pharaonis isolate MP-MQ-018 chromosome 8, ASM1337386v2, whole genome shotgun sequence window:
- the LOC114254278 gene encoding uncharacterized protein LOC114254278: MLNSLINATIHNMNQGNPSTPSRKRFSKNSLILSHDSNCKLKTLPSSISDTSTENPKEDVSENSKITLSKSSTRINKTVSNANLSTRKLWNNASKTRNSIAVNDVIEEESELIGILTKQLHLAESQMRKMQSILTKAEESLQTKDQEIGRLKRKIKDWETKYKNQELIRKEEQRSRINNSEYFYQRCLTLEHKISEMEKFLADYGLMWVGDSKNAINVDGSNNYINTYYEQLVANINQLNLTAGKGEVHIHHNEKGGGATFKTPSCMILKFYKNGMSINEGPLRSYNNPTVISFIRDILDGYFPSELQQEYPDGVPFMIEDCRTELHVDDSASFPGQGYRLGKQSPVDNLLSATRKSTNVRPRSRANPLSKDNTSENIPLLSLSNRSLYPRTSLESPSDLFSLRSQILASHNNICSSSHMQSHINAELVRSSRREKRELATKNVDYDMSMSERSKLKDTLRSISSSRTRHYSFSDRPSSRPQIVENRLRLRSKSANSGERLGVTMQSILRSKLNTAEINNNIEEHKIANVQSEYFAIKHPRGSRSATCARKSTPPLLRQINEATGKSNELRLKVRSLTGSTIYLVHVLTDESVAKLYELLDKAMQTFGSKEYKIVLSGYSPKRLERINTSLKENGINRDCVLHLIND, from the exons atgttgAATTCGTTAATTAATGCCACCATCCATAACATGAATCAAGGAAATCCTTCAACTCCGTCTAGAAAgagattttctaaaaattctttgatCCTGTCACATGATAGCAATTGCAA ATTGAAAACATTGCCTTCTTCAATATCAGATACTTCAACAGAAAATCCAAAAGAAGATGTATCGGAAAATAGCAAAATCACGCTTAGCAAATCTTCTACTCGAATTAATAAAACG GTTTCTAATGCGAATCTTTCCACGAGAAAATTATGGAACAATGCATCCAAGACTAGAAATTCCATTGCTGTAAATGACGTAATCGAAGAAG AAAGTGAGCTTATTGGCATATTGACGAAACAATTGCATTTAGCTGAGTCACAAATGCGAAAAATGCAATCAATTCTGACAAAAGCCGAAGAAAGCTTGCAAACTAAAGATCAAGAAATTGGACGCTTAAAGCGGAAG ATTAAAGATTGGGAAACTAAGTACAAGAATCAGGAACTAATACGAAAGGAAGAGCAACGAAGTCGGATAAATAATTCAGAATACTTTTATCAACGATGTTTAACGTTAGAACATAAGATTAGCGAGATGGAG AAGTTTTTGGCTGATTACGGATTAATGTGGGTGGGTGATTCCAAAAATGCGATAAACGTAGATGGTagcaa TAATTATATCAACACTTACTACGAGCAATTAGTAGCAAATATCAATCAATTAAATCTGACTGCGGGAAAAGGTGAAGTTCATATTCATCATAATGAAAAAGGAGGAGGAGCGACATTCAAA ACTCCTTCCTGTAtgatacttaaattttataaaaacggtATGAGCATCAATGAAGGACCATTACGATCTTATAATAATCCGACTGTAATTTCATTCATCCGCGATATTTTGGATGGATATTTCCCGTCTGAATTGCAACAAGAATATCCCGATGGAGTGCCCTTTAtg ATAGAAGATTGTAGAACAGAATTGCATGTAGATGATTCCGCTAGCTTTCCCGGTCAAGGATATCGATTGGGAAAACAATCTCCAGTAGATAACTTGTTATCTGCGACACGTAAATCAACTAACGTTCGCCCAAGATCTCGTGCAAATCCTTTGTCAAAAGATAACACTTCTGAAAATATTCCGCTTTTATCACTTTCAAATCG ttcatTGTATCCTAGAACTTCTTTGGAATCGCCTTctgatttattttctttgagaTCGCAGATTTTGGCTTcgcataataatatatgttctAGTTCCCATATGCAGTCTCATATTAATGCTGAATTAGTACGAAGTAGTCGAcgagaaaaa agagaattggCTACCAAAAATGTGGATTATGATATGTCAATGAGTGAGCGATCCAAATTAAAGGATACCTTAAGATCTATAAGTAGCAGCAGAACGAGACACTATAGCTTTTCCGATAGACCATCATCAag GCCACAAATTGTTGAAAATCGCTTACGATTACGTTCTAAATCCGCCAATTCCGGAGAGCGATTGGGTGTTACAATGCAATCGATATTacgatcaaaattaaatacagcggaaatcaataataatatcgaAGAGCATAAGATTGCTAATGTTCAATctgaatattttgcaataaaacatCCTCGTGGTTCGAGATCAGCTACTTGTGCAAGAAAGAGTACG CCTCCGTTATTACGTCAAATTAATGAAGCAACTGGAAAATCTAACGAATTGCGACTGAAAGTTAGATCGTTAACCGGTAGTACTATATATTTGGTGCATGTGTTGACTGATGAATCAGTGGCAAAATTATATGAACTACTTGATAAAGCTATGCAAACATTCGGAtctaaagaatataaaatagtattgaGCGG gTATTCGCCGAAGAGATTAGAACGTATAAATACatctttaaaagaaaacgGAATTAACAGAGATTGCGTTCTCCATCtcataaatgattaa